One Desulfuromonas acetexigens genomic window carries:
- a CDS encoding EAL domain-containing protein, with protein MKRQKDDKVSLMILRGLIILLLLLFVAPDFAVAARTVRVGIFDNLPMAAWDRESGQARGIFPELLEEIARREDWLLEYRPGTFTDCFAWLEEGAVDLVTGVGYSEERDWLYNFSRESVLSNWGQLLTRPGAKIDSFLDLQGKTVAIVPSSIFATGPNGLRELARRLEIEVKFLEVADMSELLPAVIDGRADVALANRFFLDRLAGDYRLKKSPVLVSPIELRFVFSLDADESLRHAVDRHLAALKAEPDSLYYRSLAHWIKEDSVVTLPAWLLPTAFGAAGLLVLLAGFALATRFQVRRKTQELVLRGEELQREITERQRAEIAAQGHMIRYRGLFEGAAVSIWDEDLRGVRRALSALRAEGIADLRAFLAEHPEKILELAGEIQVNDVNEASLRIFRAPGKKELIAALSQTFVEESLPVLAEALCALWAGAESFSAEVAMRALDGTRLTTFISLPIPHDEEAWSQVSVSILDLTDYQETRKTLRQLERRHQTLVEHSPVGIFYADRWGKCSYINRRGLAMLGMVQESALGDGWLAAVHYEDRPRVEEAWRRACEACFPFKEDFRFDRGNGSLAWVMGEAVPERDEAGETIGYIGTLAEITDRIAVEESLRRNEERLQYIAHHDQVTGLPNRVLFHSHLRRAIAEVQRSGRMAAILFLDLDRFKTINDSLGHEIGDQVLREVSARLSACIRKSDLVARFGGDEFVILLEDLRELKDIAHIAEKILRSLPPPIAIPPHVLHVTTSIGIALVPADGEDVDGLMKAADVAMYRAKEQGRNNFQFYTPDMNFRAGELLMLETELRKAIDEDQLVLHYQPQVHMASGALVGMEALVRWRHPEQGMVSPGDFIPLAEDSGLILPIGVWVLRTACAQNRAWQEMGLPPIRVSVNISARQFRQIELVRTVERILAETGLDPAWLELEITESSIMYDIEAVIQILQELNAMGVRLAIDDFGTGYSSLSYLKRLPVSTLKIDQSFVRDITTDHNDAAIATSVIALARSMGLEVIAEGVEAPEQMAFLQQRGCYRGQGYYFSRPLAVEEFTAWYRRAAVKPEELSAVEG; from the coding sequence ATGAAACGTCAAAAGGATGACAAGGTTTCTTTGATGATCCTCCGCGGATTAATAATCCTCTTGCTGCTGTTGTTTGTCGCGCCGGATTTCGCCGTAGCCGCTCGCACGGTTCGCGTCGGGATCTTCGACAACCTGCCGATGGCGGCCTGGGATCGTGAATCCGGGCAGGCGCGGGGGATTTTCCCCGAGCTGCTGGAGGAGATCGCCCGACGCGAAGATTGGCTTCTGGAATATCGGCCCGGAACCTTTACCGACTGCTTCGCCTGGCTCGAAGAGGGCGCGGTCGATCTGGTCACCGGCGTTGGCTACAGCGAAGAACGGGACTGGCTCTACAATTTTTCCCGGGAATCGGTCCTTTCCAACTGGGGGCAGTTGCTGACCCGGCCGGGGGCCAAGATCGACTCTTTTCTCGATCTGCAAGGGAAGACCGTGGCGATCGTTCCGAGCAGCATCTTCGCCACCGGTCCCAACGGCTTGCGGGAGCTGGCGCGGAGGCTGGAAATCGAGGTGAAGTTTCTCGAAGTCGCCGATATGTCCGAGCTTCTGCCGGCGGTTATTGATGGGCGTGCCGACGTCGCCCTGGCCAACCGCTTTTTTCTCGACCGTCTTGCCGGCGACTATCGCTTGAAAAAAAGCCCGGTCCTGGTCAGTCCCATCGAGTTGCGTTTCGTCTTTTCCCTGGACGCCGACGAATCCCTGCGGCACGCGGTCGACCGCCATCTCGCGGCGCTGAAGGCCGAACCCGACTCCCTCTACTATCGCAGCCTGGCCCACTGGATCAAGGAAGATTCTGTGGTGACCCTACCCGCCTGGCTCTTGCCGACGGCGTTCGGGGCGGCGGGCCTGCTGGTGCTCCTTGCCGGGTTCGCGCTGGCGACCCGTTTCCAGGTGCGGCGTAAAACCCAGGAACTGGTTCTGCGCGGCGAAGAGCTGCAGCGCGAAATCACCGAACGCCAACGGGCCGAAATCGCGGCGCAGGGGCATATGATCCGCTATCGCGGCCTCTTCGAGGGGGCCGCCGTATCGATTTGGGATGAGGATCTGCGCGGCGTGCGGCGGGCGCTTTCAGCGTTGCGTGCCGAGGGGATTGCCGATCTGCGCGCTTTTCTGGCGGAACATCCAGAGAAAATCCTGGAGTTGGCCGGGGAAATTCAGGTCAACGACGTCAACGAAGCCAGTCTCAGGATCTTCCGCGCCCCTGGTAAAAAGGAGTTGATCGCCGCCCTGTCGCAAACCTTCGTCGAAGAGTCTCTGCCGGTCCTGGCCGAAGCGCTCTGTGCCCTGTGGGCAGGGGCGGAGAGCTTCAGCGCCGAGGTCGCCATGCGTGCTCTCGATGGCACGCGCCTGACGACCTTCATCTCCCTGCCGATCCCCCATGACGAAGAGGCCTGGAGCCAGGTGTCGGTGAGTATTCTCGATCTCACCGACTACCAGGAAACGCGCAAGACCCTCCGGCAACTGGAGCGGCGGCACCAGACCCTGGTGGAGCATTCGCCGGTCGGCATCTTCTACGCCGATCGCTGGGGGAAATGCTCCTATATCAACCGGCGCGGCCTCGCTATGCTCGGCATGGTCCAGGAATCTGCCCTGGGGGACGGCTGGCTCGCCGCCGTCCATTACGAGGACCGACCACGGGTTGAAGAGGCTTGGCGGCGAGCCTGCGAAGCCTGTTTTCCCTTCAAGGAAGATTTCCGTTTCGATCGCGGCAACGGCTCGTTGGCCTGGGTTATGGGGGAAGCGGTGCCGGAACGGGATGAGGCCGGAGAGACGATCGGTTATATCGGCACCCTCGCCGAAATCACTGACCGTATTGCCGTCGAGGAAAGTCTGCGGCGGAACGAAGAGCGTCTGCAGTACATCGCCCATCACGATCAGGTCACCGGCTTGCCCAATCGGGTGCTCTTCCATAGTCATTTGCGGCGGGCGATCGCTGAAGTCCAGCGCTCCGGACGAATGGCGGCCATTCTCTTTCTCGATCTCGACCGCTTCAAAACGATCAACGATTCCTTAGGGCATGAAATCGGCGACCAGGTGCTGCGGGAGGTTTCTGCCCGTCTCAGCGCCTGTATCCGCAAGTCCGACCTAGTCGCCCGGTTCGGCGGCGACGAATTTGTCATCCTCCTCGAAGACCTGCGCGAACTCAAAGATATCGCCCATATCGCCGAGAAGATTCTTCGTTCCCTGCCGCCGCCCATCGCCATCCCCCCCCATGTGCTGCATGTCACCACCAGTATCGGCATCGCGCTCGTCCCGGCCGACGGGGAGGATGTTGACGGACTGATGAAGGCCGCCGACGTCGCCATGTATCGGGCCAAGGAGCAGGGGCGCAACAATTTCCAGTTCTATACGCCGGATATGAACTTCCGCGCCGGCGAACTGCTGATGCTGGAAACGGAGCTGCGCAAGGCGATCGACGAGGATCAGCTGGTCCTCCATTACCAGCCGCAGGTGCATATGGCCAGCGGCGCCCTGGTCGGCATGGAGGCACTGGTGCGCTGGCGCCATCCCGAGCAGGGGATGGTTTCCCCCGGCGACTTCATCCCCCTGGCCGAGGATTCGGGGCTGATTCTGCCTATCGGCGTCTGGGTGCTGCGGACCGCCTGCGCCCAGAATCGCGCCTGGCAGGAGATGGGCCTGCCGCCGATCCGTGTCTCCGTCAATATTTCGGCCCGGCAGTTCCGGCAGATCGAATTGGTGCGCACGGTCGAGCGGATTCTTGCCGAGACCGGGCTCGACCCCGCCTGGCTGGAGCTGGAGATCACCGAAAGTTCCATCATGTACGATATCGAGGCGGTCATTCAGATTCTTCAAGAGCTCAACGCCATGGGCGTGCGTCTGGCCATCGACGACTTCGGTACCGGCTATTCCTCTTTGAGTTACCTCAAGCGCCTGCCGGTTTCGACCCTGAAGATCGACCAGTCCTTCGTGCGTGACATCACCACAGACCATAATGACGCCGCCATCGCTACCTCGGTCATCGCCCTGGCCCGTAGCATGGGGCTGGAAGTCATCGCCGAAGGGGTCGAGGCCCCCGAGCAGATGGCTTTTCTTCAGCAGAGAGGCTGCTATCGCGGGCAGGGGTACTACTTCAGTCGCCCCCTCGCGGTCGAAGAGTTCACCGCCTGGTATCGCCGGGCCGCGGTCAAGCCGGAGGAACTTTCCGCAGTGGAGGGATAA